One Paracidovorax avenae ATCC 19860 genomic region harbors:
- a CDS encoding TetR/AcrR family transcriptional regulator, producing the protein MSIPTLYPVSARGPAEHDVREQIVAAAKEHFSRYGYEKTTVSDLAKAIGFSKAYIYKFFESKQVIGELICSNCLKEMEAEVRQAVHAADRPPEQLRRLFKAVVQTTLRLFAEDRKLYEIATSAAAERWQAALAYEKSLHQLLLDILEAGRLSGDFERKTPLDETGRAIFLILRPYLNPLLLQHSLEHAEEAPVQLAGLALRSLSP; encoded by the coding sequence ATGTCCATCCCCACCCTCTACCCTGTTTCCGCACGGGGGCCGGCCGAACACGATGTCCGCGAGCAGATCGTCGCCGCGGCGAAAGAGCACTTCAGCCGGTACGGCTACGAGAAGACCACCGTCTCCGATCTGGCGAAGGCCATCGGTTTCTCGAAGGCCTACATCTACAAGTTCTTCGAGTCCAAGCAGGTCATCGGGGAGTTGATCTGTTCCAACTGCCTGAAAGAGATGGAGGCCGAGGTCCGCCAGGCCGTGCACGCTGCGGACCGCCCTCCGGAGCAGTTGCGGCGGCTCTTCAAGGCGGTGGTGCAGACCACGCTCCGGCTTTTCGCCGAGGATCGCAAGCTCTATGAAATCGCCACTTCGGCGGCCGCGGAGCGCTGGCAGGCGGCTCTGGCATACGAGAAAAGCCTGCACCAGCTCTTGCTTGACATCCTGGAGGCCGGGCGGCTGTCGGGAGACTTCGAGCGCAAGACCCCGCTGGACGAGACTGGCCGGGCCATCTTCCTGATCCTTCGCCCCTACCTGAATCCGTTGCTGCTGCAGCACAGCCTTGAACATGCCGAAGAGGCGCCGGTGCAGCTGGCTGGCCTTGCCTTGAGAAGCCTGTCGCCGTGA
- a CDS encoding efflux transporter outer membrane subunit — protein sequence MPRFPTAALLLVLTGLVAGCTVGPAYRSPAVDVPHAYRGHKVLAAGTPAAPAVRTDLAAWWTRFDDPRLGRFVEAALQQNLDLAQAFARVQQARAGLAAANAALAPSAGVAAQGARNYSSLETPLGRVLDTMPGFARYGSAYEANATASWELDLFGGLRRTREAAVADYQASDAAAAAVRLAVAAQVADTYIQIRGLQARLGVAREQVRTQQQLRETVALRWKKGLAPELQLRQAEGALHRAQATVPPLEQALEAAMNALDVMLGTAPGTHRAELADPRPVPGLPVLALNGTPADLLKERPDLIAAERRLAASNARIGAAMAEYYPKISLTGLIGSATSVSSGNLFSGGAAQAGAGAGLRWRLFDFGRIDAQIDQARAQEAETLAAYRQAVLRATEDVENALIALDRKQALLSVLDQGADSLARARRSSGAAYDRGVVSLIEVLQADESLLGVQDAQAVARTESARAVVALFKALGGGWTAAQPAAVAAAGH from the coding sequence ATGCCCCGTTTTCCCACCGCGGCCCTGCTGCTGGTCCTGACCGGCCTTGTCGCGGGCTGCACCGTCGGACCGGCGTACCGGAGCCCGGCTGTCGACGTTCCGCATGCCTATAGGGGGCACAAGGTGCTGGCAGCCGGCACTCCCGCCGCTCCCGCCGTGCGGACGGACCTCGCGGCCTGGTGGACCCGGTTCGACGATCCCCGGCTCGGCCGCTTCGTGGAAGCCGCGCTGCAGCAGAACCTGGATCTGGCCCAGGCTTTCGCCCGAGTGCAGCAGGCCCGCGCAGGGCTGGCGGCAGCGAATGCGGCACTGGCTCCGTCTGCAGGCGTGGCCGCCCAGGGCGCGAGAAACTATTCATCCCTGGAGACACCCCTGGGCCGGGTGCTCGACACCATGCCGGGATTCGCGCGGTATGGCAGTGCCTACGAAGCCAATGCCACGGCCAGTTGGGAGCTGGATCTTTTCGGCGGCCTGCGGCGCACCAGGGAAGCGGCCGTCGCGGACTACCAGGCCTCGGACGCGGCCGCAGCGGCAGTGCGGCTGGCGGTGGCCGCCCAGGTGGCGGACACGTATATCCAGATCCGCGGATTGCAGGCACGGCTCGGCGTCGCCCGGGAGCAGGTACGCACGCAGCAGCAATTGCGCGAGACGGTGGCATTGCGCTGGAAGAAAGGGCTGGCGCCGGAACTCCAGCTTCGCCAGGCAGAGGGAGCGCTCCATCGCGCCCAGGCCACGGTTCCCCCACTGGAGCAGGCGCTGGAGGCGGCGATGAACGCCCTGGACGTGATGCTGGGAACCGCGCCCGGCACCCACCGTGCCGAACTCGCCGACCCGCGGCCGGTGCCCGGGCTTCCGGTCCTTGCACTGAACGGCACCCCGGCCGATCTGCTCAAAGAACGCCCAGACCTCATCGCCGCGGAACGGCGCCTGGCGGCATCGAACGCACGCATCGGCGCGGCGATGGCCGAGTACTACCCGAAGATTTCGCTGACGGGGCTCATCGGCAGCGCGACGTCCGTCTCCTCCGGGAATCTTTTTTCCGGCGGCGCGGCCCAGGCCGGGGCCGGGGCCGGCCTGCGCTGGAGGCTGTTCGACTTCGGGCGCATCGATGCCCAGATCGACCAGGCCCGCGCCCAGGAGGCCGAGACGCTGGCGGCCTACCGGCAGGCGGTGCTCCGGGCCACCGAAGACGTGGAGAACGCGCTGATCGCCCTGGACAGGAAGCAGGCCCTGCTATCGGTGCTCGACCAGGGCGCGGATTCGCTCGCGCGTGCCCGCCGGTCTTCCGGTGCGGCCTATGACAGGGGCGTCGTCAGCCTGATCGAAGTGCTCCAGGCGGACGAAAGCCTGCTGGGCGTGCAGGACGCGCAGGCCGTGGCCCGCACGGAATCGGCGCGCGCCGTCGTCGCCCTCTTCAAAGCGCTGGGAGGGGGATGGACCGCAGCGCAGCCCGCCGCCGTTGCTGCCGCCGGCCACTAG
- a CDS encoding DUF4148 domain-containing protein: MYHTHPGASRPSHRPAKAAVAVLVLAASLSAHSQSREATPPSGTPGLSRAEVIADLALWRRAGADRYATLALSYGMEVPAYQAALQEYQRLRNSEQFQVEVRKALDD; encoded by the coding sequence ATGTACCACACACATCCCGGCGCAAGCCGTCCTTCCCATCGCCCCGCCAAAGCCGCCGTCGCGGTCCTGGTGCTCGCCGCCTCGCTTTCCGCCCATTCGCAGTCCCGCGAGGCCACGCCGCCCAGCGGCACGCCGGGCTTGTCCCGCGCGGAAGTGATCGCGGACCTAGCGCTCTGGCGCCGGGCGGGCGCAGACCGTTACGCAACGCTGGCGCTGTCTTATGGGATGGAGGTGCCCGCCTACCAGGCGGCGCTGCAGGAGTACCAGCGCCTGCGCAACAGTGAGCAGTTCCAGGTGGAGGTGCGCAAGGCCCTCGACGACTGA
- a CDS encoding sulfatase family protein has product MPQQKEMPQRPNILFIVADDLGYADLGCYGGRDAAFGPVSPVLDRLAAGGLKLTQGYSNSPVCSPTRFALMTARYQYRLRGAAEEPIRTATRGNDRLGLPPAHPTLPSLLKDAGYRTALMGKWHLGYPPHFSPLKSGYEEFFGPMSGGVDYFTHCGANGTHDLWFGEEEKAQEGYLTDLITDHSVDYIERMAAGAQQGSPFFLSVHYTAPHWPWETRDDEALAHELRDSKQSIYHLAGGNVETYRRMVHHMDEGIGRIMDTLRAHGLERDTLVVFTSDNGGERFSDNWPLVGGKMDLTEGGIRVPWIAHWPAAIAPGGTSPQPCLTMDWSATMLELGGAQPHPDYPWDGRTLAPLLHDAAWTADRPLFWRMNHRGQRAMRQGDWKYLRVDGVDYLFNLAQDERERANLAPLQPGRLAEMVQAWEAWEATMPAIPGDATVSLCYTDKDMPSR; this is encoded by the coding sequence ATGCCGCAGCAGAAAGAGATGCCGCAAAGACCGAACATCCTCTTCATCGTGGCCGATGACCTGGGCTATGCCGACCTGGGGTGCTACGGCGGGCGCGATGCCGCCTTCGGCCCCGTCTCGCCCGTGCTGGACCGCCTGGCCGCCGGCGGATTGAAGCTCACCCAGGGCTACTCCAACTCGCCCGTGTGCTCGCCCACGCGCTTCGCGCTCATGACGGCGCGCTACCAGTACCGCCTGCGCGGCGCGGCCGAAGAACCGATCCGCACCGCCACGCGCGGCAACGACCGCCTGGGCCTGCCGCCCGCCCACCCCACGCTGCCCTCGCTGCTGAAGGACGCCGGCTACCGCACCGCCCTCATGGGCAAATGGCACCTGGGCTACCCGCCGCACTTCAGCCCGTTGAAATCGGGCTACGAGGAGTTCTTCGGCCCCATGTCCGGCGGGGTGGACTACTTCACCCACTGCGGCGCCAACGGCACGCACGACCTGTGGTTCGGCGAAGAGGAAAAAGCCCAGGAGGGCTACCTGACCGACCTCATCACCGACCACTCGGTGGACTACATCGAGCGCATGGCCGCAGGCGCGCAACAGGGCTCGCCCTTCTTCCTGAGCGTGCACTACACCGCCCCCCACTGGCCCTGGGAAACCCGCGACGACGAGGCCCTGGCCCACGAACTGCGCGACAGCAAGCAGTCCATCTACCACCTGGCCGGCGGCAACGTGGAAACCTACCGCCGCATGGTCCACCACATGGACGAGGGCATCGGCCGCATCATGGACACGCTGCGCGCCCACGGCCTGGAGCGCGACACCCTCGTCGTCTTCACCAGCGACAACGGCGGCGAACGCTTCTCCGACAACTGGCCCCTGGTCGGCGGCAAGATGGACCTGACCGAAGGCGGCATCCGCGTGCCCTGGATCGCCCACTGGCCCGCCGCCATCGCCCCCGGCGGCACCAGCCCCCAGCCCTGCCTGACCATGGACTGGAGCGCCACCATGCTGGAGCTGGGCGGCGCGCAGCCGCACCCCGATTACCCGTGGGACGGCCGGACCCTGGCGCCCCTGCTGCACGATGCGGCCTGGACCGCCGACCGCCCCCTGTTCTGGCGCATGAACCACCGCGGCCAGCGCGCCATGCGGCAGGGCGACTGGAAATACCTGCGGGTGGATGGGGTGGATTACCTGTTCAACCTGGCGCAGGACGAACGCGAGCGGGCGAACCTGGCGCCGCTGCAGCCGGGACGGCTGGCGGAGATGGTGCAGGCCTGGGAAGCGTGGGAGGCGACCATGCCGGCGATTCCGGGGGATGCGACGGTGAGTCTTTGCTACACGGACAAGGACATGCCGTCCAGATAG
- a CDS encoding Bug family tripartite tricarboxylate transporter substrate binding protein, producing MTLRREFLLNTLARPVLAGAAASLGAGAALAQPQDTPLRIVVGYAPGGSSDRVARIVGDRLQRVLGSPVIVENKVGAGGRISAQYVKSAPASQPMLLLANPAVMVVSPLVVSDVGYQPDQDFVPVSEVNNYVFGVAVGAAVPVREMQHLLAWMRANPRSANIGVPATGSLPHFFALMLGQKAGIAAEAVGYRGSAPLITDLVGGQIPVAVDTLDALQPQHEAGKLRLLAVSSEQRLPELPQVPTLRQSGVDLAASGWNTLFAPRSMPAAQVDRYAAAIHKVMQDKDVAKQFKDNHLDPVASTPAQTRQSIAAYRKQWEPVIRASGYRP from the coding sequence ATGACCCTGCGCCGCGAATTCCTCTTGAACACCCTGGCCCGCCCGGTCCTGGCGGGCGCCGCCGCCTCCCTGGGCGCGGGCGCCGCGCTGGCCCAGCCGCAGGACACCCCCCTGCGCATCGTCGTGGGCTACGCCCCGGGCGGATCGAGCGACCGCGTCGCGCGCATCGTCGGCGACAGGCTGCAGCGCGTGCTGGGCAGCCCCGTCATCGTCGAGAACAAGGTGGGCGCGGGCGGCCGCATCTCCGCCCAGTACGTCAAAAGCGCGCCGGCCAGCCAGCCCATGCTGCTGCTGGCCAACCCGGCCGTGATGGTCGTCTCTCCCCTGGTGGTGAGCGACGTGGGCTACCAGCCCGACCAGGATTTCGTGCCCGTGAGCGAGGTGAACAACTACGTCTTCGGCGTGGCCGTGGGCGCCGCCGTGCCCGTGCGCGAGATGCAGCACCTGCTGGCCTGGATGCGCGCCAACCCGCGCTCGGCCAACATCGGCGTGCCCGCCACCGGCAGCCTGCCGCACTTCTTCGCGCTCATGCTGGGGCAGAAGGCCGGCATCGCCGCCGAAGCCGTGGGCTACCGCGGATCGGCCCCGCTCATCACCGACCTGGTCGGCGGCCAGATCCCCGTGGCCGTGGACACGCTGGACGCCCTGCAGCCCCAGCACGAGGCCGGCAAGCTGCGCCTGCTGGCCGTCTCCAGCGAGCAGCGCCTGCCCGAACTGCCCCAGGTGCCCACGCTGCGCCAATCCGGCGTGGACCTGGCCGCCTCCGGCTGGAACACCCTGTTCGCGCCGCGCTCCATGCCGGCAGCGCAGGTGGACCGCTACGCCGCGGCCATCCACAAGGTGATGCAGGACAAGGACGTGGCCAAGCAGTTCAAGGACAACCACCTGGACCCCGTCGCCAGCACCCCCGCGCAGACGCGCCAGAGCATCGCCGCCTACCGCAAGCAGTGGGAGCCCGTGATCCGCGCCTCCGGCTACCGCCCCTGA
- a CDS encoding MarR family winged helix-turn-helix transcriptional regulator — protein sequence MATRPSRPAARSAPSGPSAGNPLAAPAQPGDLLLYRLVKLAAASGRLVTRLCERSHGITRREWGVVMWLAQEPGLQPSVLAVRLELDRARVSRAIGSLEDKGLVQRKPPADGRPAGLHLTEAGARLHAALWPEVRAINQALALSLDAHHLDALDRSLARLQERAAQLERQPAGAAPFPPRSGGARAGGRRGAAPGGGPQA from the coding sequence ATGGCGACGCGCCCCTCCCGTCCTGCCGCCCGTTCCGCACCCTCCGGCCCTTCCGCAGGCAACCCGCTGGCGGCGCCGGCACAGCCCGGCGACCTGCTGCTGTACCGGCTGGTGAAGCTGGCGGCGGCGTCGGGCCGCCTCGTCACCCGCCTGTGCGAGCGCAGCCATGGCATCACGCGCCGCGAGTGGGGGGTGGTGATGTGGCTGGCGCAGGAGCCGGGGCTGCAGCCTTCGGTGCTGGCGGTGCGGCTGGAGCTGGACCGCGCGCGGGTGTCGCGGGCGATCGGCTCGCTGGAGGACAAGGGCCTGGTGCAGCGCAAGCCCCCGGCGGACGGCCGGCCGGCGGGGCTGCACCTGACGGAAGCCGGCGCGCGGCTGCATGCCGCCCTGTGGCCGGAGGTGCGCGCCATCAACCAGGCTCTGGCGCTGAGCCTGGACGCTCATCATCTGGACGCCCTGGACCGCAGCCTGGCGCGGCTGCAGGAACGGGCCGCGCAGCTGGAGCGGCAGCCGGCGGGAGCGGCGCCGTTTCCGCCGCGCAGCGGGGGTGCGCGGGCCGGTGGGCGGCGGGGTGCGGCCCCGGGCGGCGGGCCACAGGCTTGA
- the hemE gene encoding uroporphyrinogen decarboxylase, with protein MSFAPLQNDTFLRACRRQATDYTPLWLMRQAGRYLPEYKATRARAGSFMGLATNVDYATEVTLQPLERFPLDAAILFSDILTVPDAMGLGLTFAEGEGPRFARVVRDEAAVAELAVPDMEKLRYVFDAVTSIRRALDGRVPLIGFSGSPWTLACYMVEGKGSDDYRLVKTLMYSRPDLMHRILAINADAVAAYLNAQIDAGAQAVMVFDSWGGVLADGAFQEFSLAYTTRVLAQLKRTGVDGTDVPRIVFTKGGALWLEDMQGLDCEVLGLDWTANLARARALVGGAVGGPGKALQGNIDPNVLFAPPEAIAAQARAVLDRFGAPHTDRGTTGPTHIFNLGHGISQHTPPEHVAALVEAVHGHSRAMRAAVGTGRA; from the coding sequence ATGAGTTTCGCCCCGCTCCAGAACGACACCTTCCTGCGCGCCTGCCGTCGCCAGGCCACCGACTACACGCCCCTGTGGCTGATGCGCCAGGCCGGCCGCTACCTGCCCGAATACAAGGCCACGCGCGCGCGCGCGGGCAGTTTCATGGGGCTGGCCACCAACGTGGATTACGCGACCGAGGTCACGCTGCAGCCACTGGAGCGGTTTCCGCTGGATGCGGCGATCCTGTTTTCCGACATCCTGACGGTGCCGGACGCGATGGGCCTGGGCCTGACGTTCGCCGAGGGCGAGGGCCCGCGCTTCGCCCGGGTGGTGCGCGACGAGGCTGCGGTGGCCGAGCTGGCCGTGCCCGACATGGAAAAGCTGCGCTACGTGTTCGACGCCGTCACCTCCATCCGTCGGGCGCTGGATGGCCGCGTGCCGCTGATCGGGTTCTCCGGCAGCCCGTGGACGCTGGCCTGCTACATGGTGGAGGGCAAGGGCAGCGACGATTACCGGCTGGTGAAGACGCTGATGTATTCCCGGCCCGACCTGATGCACCGCATCCTGGCCATCAATGCCGATGCCGTGGCCGCCTACCTGAACGCGCAGATCGACGCGGGCGCGCAGGCGGTGATGGTGTTCGACAGCTGGGGGGGCGTGCTGGCCGATGGCGCCTTCCAGGAATTCAGCCTGGCCTACACCACGCGCGTGCTGGCGCAGCTCAAGCGCACCGGCGTGGACGGCACCGACGTGCCGCGCATCGTGTTCACCAAGGGCGGGGCCCTGTGGCTGGAAGACATGCAGGGCCTGGATTGCGAGGTGCTGGGCCTGGACTGGACGGCCAATCTGGCACGGGCCCGCGCCCTGGTGGGCGGGGCGGTGGGCGGCCCCGGCAAGGCGCTGCAGGGCAACATCGACCCGAACGTGCTGTTCGCGCCGCCGGAGGCGATCGCCGCCCAGGCGCGGGCCGTGCTGGACCGCTTCGGCGCCCCGCACACGGACCGCGGCACCACCGGCCCCACGCACATCTTCAACCTGGGCCACGGCATCAGCCAGCACACGCCGCCGGAGCATGTCGCCGCCCTGGTGGAGGCGGTGCATGGCCACTCGCGGGCGATGCGCGCGGCGGTGGGCACGGGCCGCGCCTGA